GCAACCCCGGCCACAAAAAAAACGCAGCGTGCCGGACTATGCGTGCCGGCAAGCTGCGCTTGAGAATGTTGGCGGGGCGAGGCAGATTGTCCATGAGAGGTTCCTTTGACGGGCAAAAATAAGCGTGTTGGTCATATCTCCAAATCATCCAAGAGGCTTTTTACGCTTTGATTCGCCGGGGTTTGTCGGTTGAGCATGATTGACATTCTTGATTTTGAGTAAATTGCGCTTTTAGCTATGCTCCAAACTTGGTGCCGCGAAGTATGTTTCTTCCCCTGCTGACGCAAGACTCAATCGCTGCGTGAGGGATTCATGCAGCCTTGCCAAAGACGAGCCAATACTTGGCACGAGACGGAATCCAGTGCCAATCCCGTGGCACCCAAACAAAAAGGCAGCGCCCGCGAGGTGCGCTGCCCAGAATATTTTTGTGGTGGCGAGTTGGCTTTAAAAATCATCGTCCTCTTCGTCGCCTGCGGGTATTGCCACGACGGCAGCGGCTCCTTGTTTCACGGGGCCTGACATCAGTTTTTCCTTGATTTTTTGCTCGATTTCGGCGGCCATCTCCGGGTTGTCGAGCATGAATTGCTTGGCGGCATCGCGTCCCTGTGCGATTTTAGCGCCATTGTAGCTGTACCAAGCGCCGCTTTTCTGAATCACATCATAGTCGGCGCCCACGTCTACGATTTCGCCGGCTTTGGAAATGCCTTCGCCAAAAATGATGTCGAATTGGGCCACACGAAATGGCGGTGCGAGTTTGTTTTTCACCACTTTCACTTTTACCTGATTGCCTACCACGTTGCCATCCTTATCCTTCATCGCAGCGCCGCTTTTGCGAATGTCGAGCCGCACGGAGGCATAAAATTTTAGCGCGTTGCCACCGGTGGTGGTCTCTGGGTTGCCGAACATGACGCCGATTTTTTCGCGCAACTGGTTGATGAAGATGCAGCAGCAGCCCGTGCGACCGATATTGGCCGTCATCTTGCGCATGGCTTGGCTCATGAGACGGGCTTGAAGGCCCATTTTGGAATCGCCCATTTCGCCTTCGATTTCGGCACGGGGCACGAGGGCAGCCACCGAGTCTATCACGAGGATGTCGACCGCGCCGGAGCGGATGAGGTTCTCGGCGATTTCGAGCGCCTGCTCACCGTTGTCGGGCTGGCTGATGAGCAGGTTGTTCACATCCACGCCCAGCGCCTCGGCGTAGAAGCGGTCGAAGGCGTGCTCGGCATCCACGATGGCTGCGATGCCTCCTTTCTTTTGGCACTCGGCGATGGCGTGGATGGCAAGGGTGGTTTTGCCCGATGATTCGGGGCCGTAGATTTCGATGATGCGTCCTTTGGGGTAGCCATTGCAGCCAAGCGCCATGTCGAGGCCGAGCGAGCCGGATGGGATGGTCTCCACTTCGATGGCTTGTTTGTCGCCCAGACGCATGATGGTGCCTTTGCCGTACGTTTTGTCGAGGCGGTCAATGGTGGTTTGGAGGGTCTTGAGTTTACTTTCTCTATCGTCTGCCATAGGTTGAGGGTAAAGTAAGAAATGAGTGAAGGTGAGAGCGAGGG
This genomic interval from Saprospiraceae bacterium contains the following:
- the recA gene encoding recombinase RecA translates to MADDRESKLKTLQTTIDRLDKTYGKGTIMRLGDKQAIEVETIPSGSLGLDMALGCNGYPKGRIIEIYGPESSGKTTLAIHAIAECQKKGGIAAIVDAEHAFDRFYAEALGVDVNNLLISQPDNGEQALEIAENLIRSGAVDILVIDSVAALVPRAEIEGEMGDSKMGLQARLMSQAMRKMTANIGRTGCCCIFINQLREKIGVMFGNPETTTGGNALKFYASVRLDIRKSGAAMKDKDGNVVGNQVKVKVVKNKLAPPFRVAQFDIIFGEGISKAGEIVDVGADYDVIQKSGAWYSYNGAKIAQGRDAAKQFMLDNPEMAAEIEQKIKEKLMSGPVKQGAAAVVAIPAGDEEDDDF